A portion of the Candidatus Eisenbacteria bacterium genome contains these proteins:
- a CDS encoding MFS transporter, with translation MKPVVAAIRDFREAALAFTPPARRFLATIFLSFAGFGVHQVLFNLYLVQAQWTEGEIGRAIALNGLGVALGAVPSAWLAERWGRRRAIVAGTVLDAIALGARALMTAHTPVLAASFVAGLAQSMIAISAAPFITEHSSPRERTHLFSAFFASELLAAVLGSMVGGWLPNVLMSLPLWPSHDIFSAYRVTLVFGAVIEACAILPLAMLAMAPEPPMVAERGAASGEAGRRMIAIAAYATMIGIGAGLVIPFMNLYFANRFQCSSAQIGTFFSIAQVITALASLAAPAVARSFGRLKTAYACQLLSLPFLVTLGFEKHLSYAVAAFLIRATLMQATTPLFSAFVMEALPINLRARATSLINLMWNAGWAASATAAGFLIERFGYDKPFYVTACLYLVGATWFYLRFRSLDVKGDGLQAPPPIA, from the coding sequence TTGAAGCCCGTCGTCGCGGCAATCCGCGACTTCCGTGAGGCGGCACTCGCCTTCACTCCGCCCGCGCGACGCTTTCTCGCCACCATCTTCCTGAGCTTCGCCGGCTTCGGCGTGCACCAGGTGTTGTTTAATCTGTACCTGGTGCAGGCCCAGTGGACCGAAGGCGAGATCGGACGAGCGATCGCGCTCAACGGCCTCGGCGTCGCCCTCGGCGCGGTGCCGTCGGCGTGGCTCGCGGAACGCTGGGGTCGCAGGCGCGCGATCGTCGCGGGCACCGTCCTCGACGCCATCGCGCTCGGGGCGCGCGCGCTCATGACCGCGCACACACCGGTGCTCGCCGCGAGCTTCGTGGCCGGACTGGCGCAATCGATGATCGCGATCTCGGCCGCGCCGTTCATCACCGAGCACTCCTCTCCGCGCGAGCGCACGCACCTGTTCAGCGCGTTCTTCGCCTCGGAGCTGCTCGCCGCGGTGCTCGGCAGCATGGTGGGTGGCTGGCTGCCGAACGTGCTCATGAGCCTGCCGCTGTGGCCGAGCCACGACATCTTCTCCGCCTATCGCGTGACGCTGGTGTTCGGAGCCGTGATCGAAGCGTGCGCGATCCTGCCGCTCGCGATGCTCGCGATGGCCCCCGAGCCACCGATGGTGGCGGAGCGCGGCGCGGCCTCGGGCGAGGCGGGTCGCCGGATGATCGCGATCGCCGCCTACGCGACCATGATCGGGATCGGCGCGGGCCTCGTGATCCCGTTCATGAACCTCTACTTCGCGAATCGATTCCAGTGTTCGAGCGCTCAGATCGGCACGTTCTTCTCGATCGCGCAGGTCATCACGGCACTCGCGTCGCTGGCCGCACCGGCAGTCGCGCGGTCGTTCGGACGCCTCAAGACCGCTTATGCGTGTCAGCTGCTGTCGTTGCCGTTTCTGGTCACGCTCGGCTTCGAGAAGCACCTGTCCTACGCGGTCGCCGCGTTCCTGATCCGGGCGACGCTGATGCAAGCGACCACGCCGCTGTTCTCGGCGTTCGTGATGGAAGCACTCCCGATCAATCTGCGCGCGCGCGCCACCAGTCTCATCAATCTGATGTGGAACGCGGGCTGGGCCGCGAGCGCGACCGCGGCCGGTTTCCTGATCGAGCGCTTCGGCTATGACAAGCCGTTCTACGTGACTGCGTGCCTCTACCTGGTCGGCGCCACCTGGTTCTATCTGCGCTTCCGCTCACTCGACGTGAAGGGCGACGGGTTGCAAGCGCCACCGCCTATCGCCTAG
- the mscL gene encoding large conductance mechanosensitive channel protein MscL has product MLNEFRSFLTKSNALALAIGVIIGGAVGKVVGSLVDNILMPLIGLALPGGAWRETKVVLKANPDGSAAAALGVGPLLGSVVDFVIIAFVVFMIGRALIKPDPPAAAAAPTKVCPACKESIAVDASRCRACTSPV; this is encoded by the coding sequence ATGCTCAACGAATTCCGATCCTTCCTCACCAAGAGCAACGCGCTCGCGCTCGCAATCGGCGTGATCATCGGTGGCGCGGTCGGCAAGGTGGTCGGCAGCCTGGTCGACAACATCCTCATGCCGTTGATCGGGCTGGCACTGCCGGGCGGCGCGTGGCGCGAGACCAAGGTGGTGCTCAAGGCGAATCCCGACGGCTCGGCGGCCGCGGCACTGGGCGTCGGACCGCTGCTCGGCTCGGTGGTCGACTTCGTGATCATTGCGTTCGTCGTGTTCATGATCGGCAGGGCGCTCATCAAGCCGGATCCGCCGGCGGCAGCAGCCGCTCCGACCAAGGTCTGCCCCGCCTGCAAGGAGTCGATTGCGGTCGACGCGTCCAGGTGTCGAGCGTGCACCAGCCCGGTCTGA
- a CDS encoding AMP-binding protein: protein MNPHPTASAPPPVVRLLPHLVDFAANHYGDAPFLLRHTPQGWSGLSFNGFARSVHAFAALLESAGIGPGTRVGLQAENRPEWPIAYMAVLEAGAVVVPIDVLLQPREVGEILETAGATHVITSARQRDELQAIRDTRLPALELISLDPRDGDPLTLPVALARFATATARTSPAEPGDLAVLIFTSGTTGQAKGVMLSHSNLLHNVEAVARTFVFGPGDRFLSVLPLHHTFESTGGMLCPMRVGASVAYARGLKSNELREDIRSSGTTLFIGVPLLYEKLLAGIHRAIDDAPLPRRLLARTLLGVTRLVRLTTGARIGWKLLAPLREKAGLGKLRMYVSGASPLPTEVFWGFADFGWPLLEGYGLTETSPVVVANRPPRPLPGAVGWPLPGIELRIVNPDESGDGEIAVRGPNVMIGYYRQPEMTAEVLRDGWFFTGDLGHLTADGRLKITGRLKNMIATAAGKKIYPEEVEAVLANCPYILEVVVAGGRDARGDREEVHAYIHPDRQALEGLARLQNRVCDDAFIDAVLKREVDARGQELAAYKRVKRLYLRHDEFPKTTTGKIKRPGLTADAPGTRVIATVTAVA, encoded by the coding sequence GTGAATCCACACCCGACTGCTTCCGCGCCTCCGCCGGTCGTGCGGCTGCTTCCGCACCTGGTCGACTTCGCAGCCAACCACTATGGCGACGCTCCGTTCCTGCTGAGGCACACGCCACAGGGCTGGAGTGGGCTGTCGTTCAACGGGTTCGCGCGATCCGTTCATGCATTCGCTGCACTCCTCGAGAGTGCTGGGATCGGGCCGGGGACGCGAGTCGGCCTGCAGGCCGAGAACCGACCCGAGTGGCCGATCGCCTACATGGCGGTTCTCGAAGCCGGCGCGGTGGTGGTACCGATCGACGTGCTGCTTCAGCCGCGAGAGGTCGGAGAAATCCTCGAGACCGCGGGTGCAACGCATGTGATCACGAGCGCACGTCAGCGCGACGAGCTGCAGGCGATCCGAGACACGCGGTTGCCGGCGCTCGAACTGATCTCGCTCGATCCGCGCGACGGGGACCCGCTCACGCTGCCGGTTGCGCTCGCGCGCTTCGCGACTGCCACGGCGCGCACCTCGCCGGCCGAGCCCGGTGATCTCGCGGTCCTGATCTTCACATCGGGTACTACCGGCCAGGCCAAGGGCGTGATGCTTTCGCACTCGAACCTGCTTCACAACGTCGAAGCGGTCGCGCGCACCTTCGTGTTCGGGCCCGGAGATCGCTTCCTCTCGGTGCTGCCGCTCCATCACACCTTCGAGAGCACCGGCGGCATGCTGTGTCCGATGCGCGTCGGTGCGAGCGTCGCCTACGCGCGCGGACTCAAGTCGAACGAGCTGCGCGAGGACATCCGGTCGTCGGGAACGACGCTGTTCATCGGCGTGCCGCTGCTCTACGAGAAGCTGCTGGCGGGCATCCACCGCGCGATCGACGATGCGCCGCTGCCGCGCCGGCTGCTCGCGCGCACGTTGCTCGGAGTCACGCGGCTGGTGCGGCTCACGACCGGAGCGCGGATCGGGTGGAAGCTGCTCGCGCCGCTGCGCGAGAAGGCCGGACTCGGCAAGTTGCGCATGTACGTGTCGGGCGCCTCGCCGCTGCCGACCGAGGTGTTCTGGGGATTTGCCGACTTTGGCTGGCCGCTGCTCGAAGGCTACGGGCTCACCGAGACTTCACCGGTGGTGGTGGCGAATCGTCCGCCGCGGCCGCTGCCGGGTGCGGTCGGCTGGCCGTTACCGGGCATCGAGCTGAGGATCGTCAATCCCGATGAGTCCGGCGACGGAGAGATCGCGGTGCGTGGTCCCAACGTGATGATCGGGTACTACCGCCAGCCCGAGATGACCGCCGAGGTCCTGAGAGACGGCTGGTTCTTTACCGGCGATCTCGGACATCTCACTGCGGATGGTCGACTCAAGATCACCGGGCGGCTCAAGAACATGATCGCGACCGCCGCGGGCAAGAAGATCTATCCCGAAGAAGTCGAAGCGGTGCTCGCGAACTGCCCCTACATTCTCGAGGTGGTGGTGGCGGGAGGGCGCGACGCGCGCGGCGACCGCGAAGAAGTGCACGCCTACATCCATCCGGACCGCCAGGCGCTCGAGGGACTGGCGCGGCTGCAGAATCGCGTCTGCGACGACGCCTTCATCGACGCAGTGCTCAAACGCGAAGTCGATGCGCGCGGACAGGAGCTCGCCGCCTACAAGCGGGTCAAGCGGCTGTACCTGCGCCACGACGAGTTCCCCAAGACGACCACCGGGAAGATCAAGCGCCCGGGACTCACGGCTGACGCCCCCGGCACCCGCGTGATCGCCACGGTCACCGCGGTGGCCTGA
- a CDS encoding methyltransferase domain-containing protein, producing the protein MAARLSRRRSHPAPHEFWRFNWLAHHKRHAALARVRSHASGVLVDLGCGDMPFAPLFDERVTRYIGTDLPGSPAFGARGPHVYASAAALPLRADSADTLLAMALMSYLPAPAIALDEARRVLRPGGVLIAEWVQMSPLWQPPHDYWRFTRFGAERLLVEAGFEVVQVETYGGLMARVGLSWIAAINRINRGPLRPLTEIPARILYAAIQLSFEGLDRLCFDAAEPLAHLIVARKRSGC; encoded by the coding sequence ATGGCGGCGCGATTGAGCCGCCGCCGCTCGCATCCGGCGCCTCACGAGTTCTGGCGCTTCAACTGGCTCGCTCATCACAAGCGGCACGCGGCGCTCGCGCGGGTGCGGTCGCATGCGAGTGGCGTGCTCGTGGATCTGGGTTGTGGCGACATGCCGTTCGCTCCGCTGTTCGATGAGCGCGTGACGCGCTACATCGGCACCGACCTGCCGGGCTCGCCGGCGTTCGGCGCGCGTGGCCCCCACGTGTATGCGAGCGCCGCGGCTCTGCCGTTGCGCGCGGACTCGGCCGACACGCTGCTCGCGATGGCGCTGATGAGCTACCTGCCCGCCCCGGCGATCGCGCTCGATGAAGCGCGGCGTGTGCTGCGTCCGGGCGGCGTGCTGATCGCCGAGTGGGTGCAGATGTCGCCGCTGTGGCAACCGCCGCACGACTACTGGCGCTTCACGCGCTTCGGCGCCGAGCGTCTGCTGGTCGAGGCCGGCTTCGAAGTGGTGCAGGTCGAGACCTACGGCGGATTGATGGCGCGCGTCGGGCTGTCATGGATCGCGGCGATCAATCGAATCAATCGCGGTCCGCTGCGTCCGCTCACCGAGATCCCGGCCCGCATTCTGTACGCGGCCATTCAGCTGAGCTTCGAGGGACTCGATCGACTGTGCTTCGATGCGGCCGAGCCGCTCGCTCACCTGATCGTGGCGCGCAAGCGGAGCGGGTGCTAG
- a CDS encoding T9SS type A sorting domain-containing protein codes for MNMRSPALTLALALVLSGAPALAHARPTLRRAPAAAAAAAAEAEGPSKAARRSFASPHETSGFCASDPDALGGVIEAHASRPEFRALPTHFSTDVGEIAVLEDDGSFFYTFDNGANKVDLMAVSRAFYRTHGDDYDILALFLASGVSDWLGSPTAFAASFVIRNDIGGIGLSNFDEGDAFGSPSRLGAILSMNGLHQYPSDPFTDVPGSAEMHSLDALGHEMAHRWLSYVYVDSAGHSVRSLLGRGRAHWNFFFDSDASIMEGCDWVTLPPDSFRTTSVSQKFGRMDQYLMGLRPGSSVGPFLKVNSPTDPQPPGTYGPAAIPIPGFGCRGVGTLYTVDDIANAEGPRVPDPSVAPHQFRMAIALVIPNGAPASPADLAKLEAIRAPFPAWFQGATEGLGTCDVTLDSRAGAVRIAHTPLSDTENGVTPRAVRAFVGIEAGGIPIAVDPGSVRFNHRTVGGGPFNPVPMSLESPDTFSVSLAFPPGSYEYFLSASSDSVGITATDPSTAPLQLHTFRVGPDVTPPSVVHVPVPTQAAFRLPQRLLARVSDNLALAEVRVEFTLNGGPLQSVAAGSVGRDSFATSLGGGLVLGDRLAYRFVARDASLAANLGFSNPGFDTLHVTRDGIEQWENGTVGFYHIPAIYSYRDAWHPRIEPFDLSRGSVMHCGEPSGEAYAPHLDAALYTPSLAAIPPQARLEITHRYDLEDAGPGFAWDPALAEYSTDGSNWLPLTPVGGYTNQLYSKVSTVLSGRPCWGGNSGGWRTDVFHLATLAPGPLTVRFRMVTDTFFGREGWSIDRVSFVWADGVTDVPLSSDAPQVSIAPNPARDRVTLAFESPRRDQVSWELFDLAGRRVATLWRGVIAAGPARLEANVPRSLGAGLYFARVSSGGRVLRSDRVAIVR; via the coding sequence TTGAACATGCGATCCCCCGCGCTCACCCTCGCCCTTGCGCTCGTCCTCTCTGGAGCGCCCGCACTCGCCCACGCGCGCCCCACGCTGAGGCGAGCGCCCGCTGCGGCGGCTGCGGCGGCTGCAGAGGCCGAGGGCCCATCGAAGGCGGCGCGACGATCGTTCGCCTCCCCGCACGAGACGAGCGGCTTCTGCGCTTCCGATCCCGACGCGCTCGGCGGTGTGATCGAGGCCCACGCGAGCCGTCCCGAGTTTCGCGCGTTGCCGACCCACTTCTCGACCGATGTCGGCGAGATCGCGGTGCTCGAGGACGACGGCAGCTTCTTCTACACATTCGACAACGGCGCGAACAAGGTCGACCTGATGGCCGTATCGCGCGCGTTCTATCGCACCCACGGCGACGACTACGACATCCTCGCGCTGTTCCTCGCCAGTGGCGTCTCGGACTGGCTCGGCTCGCCGACCGCGTTCGCGGCTTCGTTCGTGATCCGCAATGACATCGGCGGCATCGGGCTCTCGAACTTCGACGAAGGGGACGCGTTCGGCAGCCCCTCGCGACTCGGCGCGATCCTCAGCATGAACGGCCTCCACCAGTATCCTTCCGATCCGTTCACCGACGTTCCGGGCAGCGCCGAGATGCACTCACTCGACGCGCTTGGACACGAAATGGCACATCGCTGGCTCTCCTACGTCTACGTGGACTCGGCCGGCCACAGCGTGCGCTCGTTGCTGGGCCGCGGCCGCGCGCACTGGAACTTCTTCTTCGATTCGGACGCCTCGATCATGGAGGGCTGCGACTGGGTCACGCTGCCGCCCGATTCGTTCCGCACCACCAGCGTGAGCCAGAAGTTCGGCCGCATGGATCAGTATCTGATGGGGCTGAGGCCCGGAAGCTCGGTCGGGCCGTTCCTCAAGGTCAACAGCCCGACCGATCCGCAACCGCCCGGCACCTATGGGCCCGCAGCCATTCCGATTCCCGGCTTCGGATGCCGCGGTGTCGGCACCCTCTACACCGTCGACGACATCGCGAATGCCGAAGGGCCCCGGGTGCCGGACCCGAGTGTCGCGCCGCATCAGTTCCGCATGGCGATCGCGCTCGTGATCCCGAACGGCGCACCTGCGAGCCCTGCCGACCTCGCCAAGCTCGAGGCGATCCGCGCGCCGTTCCCGGCGTGGTTCCAGGGCGCGACCGAAGGCCTCGGTACCTGCGACGTGACGCTCGACTCGCGCGCGGGCGCGGTGCGCATCGCGCACACGCCGCTGTCCGACACCGAGAACGGGGTCACTCCGCGCGCCGTGCGAGCCTTCGTGGGCATCGAGGCAGGCGGAATCCCGATCGCGGTCGATCCCGGCTCGGTACGATTCAACCATCGAACGGTGGGCGGCGGACCCTTCAACCCGGTGCCGATGTCGCTGGAGTCTCCCGACACGTTCTCGGTCTCACTCGCGTTTCCACCCGGCAGCTACGAGTACTTTCTCTCGGCTTCGAGTGACTCGGTCGGGATCACGGCGACCGATCCATCGACCGCGCCGCTTCAACTCCACACCTTCCGAGTCGGCCCCGACGTGACGCCGCCGAGCGTGGTGCACGTTCCGGTTCCGACTCAGGCCGCGTTTCGTCTGCCGCAGCGACTGCTCGCGCGCGTGTCCGACAACCTTGCGCTCGCCGAAGTACGGGTCGAGTTCACTCTCAACGGTGGCCCGCTCCAGAGCGTTGCGGCGGGGAGCGTCGGTCGCGACAGCTTCGCCACGTCGCTCGGCGGCGGCCTGGTGCTCGGCGATCGACTCGCCTACCGCTTCGTGGCGCGCGACGCTTCGCTTGCCGCGAACCTCGGGTTTTCGAATCCCGGCTTCGACACGCTGCACGTCACTCGTGACGGAATCGAGCAGTGGGAGAACGGCACCGTCGGCTTCTATCACATCCCGGCGATCTACAGCTATCGCGACGCGTGGCACCCGCGCATCGAACCGTTCGATCTGTCGCGCGGCAGCGTGATGCACTGTGGCGAACCGAGCGGCGAGGCCTACGCGCCGCACCTCGATGCAGCGCTCTACACTCCCTCGCTCGCCGCGATTCCGCCGCAGGCCCGACTCGAGATCACGCATCGCTACGACCTCGAAGACGCCGGCCCCGGCTTCGCATGGGACCCCGCACTCGCGGAATACTCGACCGACGGCAGCAACTGGCTACCACTCACTCCAGTAGGCGGTTACACGAATCAGCTCTACTCGAAGGTGAGCACTGTTTTGTCGGGACGCCCGTGTTGGGGTGGCAACAGCGGCGGGTGGCGAACCGATGTCTTCCATCTCGCCACGCTCGCGCCCGGGCCGCTCACGGTTCGTTTCCGAATGGTGACCGACACGTTCTTCGGCCGCGAAGGCTGGTCGATCGATCGCGTCTCATTCGTGTGGGCCGATGGCGTCACCGACGTGCCGCTCTCGAGCGACGCGCCGCAAGTCTCGATCGCCCCCAACCCGGCGCGTGATCGTGTGACGCTCGCCTTCGAGTCGCCGAGACGCGACCAGGTGAGCTGGGAGTTGTTCGACCTCGCCGGGCGCCGCGTCGCGACGCTGTGGCGCGGAGTGATCGCCGCCGGCCCCGCGCGTCTCGAAGCGAACGTGCCCCGCTCGCTCGGCGCCGGGCTCTACTTCGCGCGCGTCTCGAGTGGTGGACGCGTGCTGCGATCGGATCGGGTCGCGATCGTCCGGTGA
- a CDS encoding beta-lactamase family protein has product MRRPANALQMFACLALFCVAALAPYRFAASALAAPTAPRLECSAAVPYRGGRMHAPPDSGVWSRAARSIDDTLGATPARHLNAELDTLLTLTRSPGITAAVGIPGRGHWSAHRGLARSKPRRELTEDSQFYWASAGKSFTAVIVLQLVQEGRLSLADSIARWFPDFPNARVITIDHLLTHTGGVNSQRQPTEWHRHLGYRSPEAFIASAAMGGSEFCPGENWNYSNAGYVMLARIVEQLERRPFHEVVTARIVEPLGLRATHALAPREKWPQLVTGHQGGRPETRFDRTTPFGAGNIAATAGDLVIFWHAVLSGRLLRGPTVRAAFDRLYPMFSDPMFYGRGVMLFEVADGARHSTWLGHAGGAHGARAVVAYDVERDLYVAVALNDEGSAVAAAYRLLKAANEIRDLRGDARD; this is encoded by the coding sequence GTGAGGCGCCCGGCGAACGCGCTGCAGATGTTCGCGTGCCTTGCCCTGTTCTGCGTGGCGGCACTTGCCCCGTACCGATTCGCGGCATCTGCACTTGCCGCTCCCACCGCGCCACGACTCGAGTGCTCCGCGGCGGTGCCGTATCGCGGCGGCCGCATGCACGCGCCGCCCGACTCGGGCGTGTGGTCGCGCGCCGCACGGTCGATCGACGACACGCTCGGCGCGACACCCGCCCGGCACCTGAACGCGGAGCTCGATACTTTGCTCACGCTGACGCGCAGCCCCGGCATCACCGCGGCGGTCGGCATTCCGGGCCGCGGTCACTGGAGCGCTCATCGTGGACTCGCGCGCAGCAAACCGCGTCGCGAGCTGACCGAGGACTCGCAGTTCTACTGGGCGAGCGCCGGCAAGTCGTTCACCGCCGTGATCGTGCTGCAGCTCGTGCAGGAAGGCCGGCTGTCGCTCGCCGATTCCATCGCGCGCTGGTTTCCCGACTTCCCCAACGCGCGCGTCATCACGATCGATCACCTGCTCACCCACACGGGCGGCGTCAACAGCCAGCGGCAGCCCACCGAGTGGCATCGCCACCTCGGCTACCGCTCACCCGAGGCGTTCATCGCATCGGCAGCGATGGGCGGCAGTGAGTTCTGCCCCGGCGAGAACTGGAACTACTCGAACGCGGGCTACGTGATGCTGGCCAGGATCGTCGAGCAGCTCGAGCGCCGCCCCTTTCACGAGGTCGTGACGGCGCGGATCGTCGAGCCGCTCGGACTCCGCGCGACGCACGCGCTGGCGCCGCGCGAGAAGTGGCCGCAGCTCGTGACCGGCCATCAGGGTGGCAGGCCGGAGACCCGCTTCGATCGCACCACGCCGTTCGGGGCCGGCAACATCGCCGCCACCGCGGGCGACCTGGTGATCTTCTGGCATGCGGTGCTGTCGGGTCGACTGCTTCGAGGGCCCACCGTGCGCGCCGCCTTCGATCGCCTCTATCCGATGTTCAGCGACCCGATGTTCTACGGTCGCGGCGTCATGCTGTTCGAGGTCGCGGACGGCGCCCGCCACTCGACCTGGCTCGGGCATGCGGGCGGCGCACACGGGGCGCGCGCGGTCGTGGCGTACGACGTCGAGCGCGATCTCTATGTCGCGGTGGCACTCAACGACGAAGGCTCGGCGGTCGCGGCGGCCTACCGGCTGCTGAAGGCCGCGAACGAGATTCGCGACCTGCGCGGCGACGCTCGCGACTAG
- a CDS encoding alpha/beta fold hydrolase has translation MSDTPQAPPVRLQSLELPGPAGVLEGLYQTREGVESAFAALVLHPHPLYGGTLHNKVVHRTATTLLAMGAAVLRFNFRGVGASAGRHDQGEGELEDARAAWSWLRARHPGARLWLAGFSFGSWVAARHAASDSSVERLALIAPPVGTQDFAMMRTATVDKLVLQGTADVTCPPEKLDAHYPTWSEPKRLIRIEGATHFFDRKLQELADALLAGWGAS, from the coding sequence GTGAGCGACACGCCACAGGCGCCGCCGGTACGTCTGCAGTCGCTCGAACTGCCGGGCCCCGCGGGAGTTCTCGAGGGTCTCTACCAGACTCGCGAGGGCGTCGAGTCTGCGTTCGCGGCCCTGGTGCTGCACCCGCATCCGCTCTACGGCGGAACCCTGCACAACAAAGTGGTGCATCGCACCGCGACCACGCTGCTGGCGATGGGCGCGGCGGTGCTGCGCTTCAACTTTCGCGGAGTGGGCGCGAGCGCCGGGCGTCACGACCAGGGCGAGGGTGAACTCGAGGACGCGCGTGCGGCGTGGAGCTGGCTGCGCGCGCGGCATCCGGGCGCGCGTCTGTGGCTCGCAGGCTTCTCGTTCGGCTCCTGGGTCGCCGCGCGACATGCCGCTTCCGATTCGAGCGTCGAGCGCCTGGCGCTGATCGCGCCGCCGGTCGGCACTCAGGACTTCGCAATGATGCGCACCGCGACGGTCGACAAGCTGGTGCTGCAGGGCACCGCCGACGTGACCTGCCCGCCCGAGAAACTCGACGCGCACTACCCGACCTGGTCCGAGCCCAAGCGATTGATCCGTATCGAAGGCGCCACGCACTTCTTCGATCGCAAGCTGCAGGAGCTGGCGGACGCACTGCTCGCGGGTTGGGGTGCGAGCTAG